Within the Populus trichocarpa isolate Nisqually-1 chromosome 14, P.trichocarpa_v4.1, whole genome shotgun sequence genome, the region tgcaaataaaaatccacatgattttttttatgatttttttattttttttcataattgtttttgtcgattttattttttttatattgagctggttgagaatttagtttcgtagcttttttatttaaaacattgtggattactacagtgttcccccacatgattttttttgttatgaatttttttaaaattatctttatcgattttattatttttaatattgagctggttaagaattacaactgtagattttctcatgaaatactatagattgctacagtatttcccagcatggttttttttccttttgttttttttgttatgatttttttaaaaaaattttctttgttcattttattttttaaatattaagctggttaagaatttaactttatagttttttccttaaaaatattgtggattgcaacagtttttctctatataattttttttttcccacaaacCTACAACAACGTACAAGCATGTCACAAGCTTGCGGAATCGCGCCGGCATGCATCTAATAAGATACAATAATTCGTAAGTTGAAAGCTGTGCAGCAAATTTTGTGCTGGTTAAGCTTCGGAAAAGaatgaattttctgaaattgtTGATTAGGAGTGTTTCAACCAGAGGATATAGGGGAAGATAAGGGGAACATAGCAAGTGAGACAAATATTAACCTCCTAATACAGAGGACTATTTACATCCCGAAATCAATGCTCAAAGTCAACCATTTGAAAGAACAccataaataagattttttgtAGCCAAGCAAACAGCAAACAAAATTGGGTTAAActtcaaatgaaaaggagtAACATCTGAACCTCCAATCAGGAGAAGTGTATGTCAGCCATATTGAACTGAGAGAGCAGTGTAAGAACTCTTCTTGCGAGAGTTTGGATGACCTCTTTTCAgaataatttctctttcaacaCAGCCAAAACCTTTTGCTTGAATTCAGAGGCCTCACCGTCTGCATCACCGTCCTCCACCACCATTTCGTCATCCGTTCCATCATCCATGTCCATGCTCTGATCCTCCTTAAAATCTCCCAGTCCCGAAATGTCCATCTCAGCATTAGTACTCCCCGAGGAACCATTTTGCAATTGCTGCAGCGCCTGAAGGGTCTTGTAGTTCTTTTCAAGTATGGAGAGGACATTTTTCATCCTAAAAATTGAACCAAGTGTCTTGTTCTTTCGAATAAAGTTCTCTACGCTAAAGTATTGAATTCTTTCAACACGTTACTAGATCTAAAGTCTCTCCATAGCCTTCTGCTACTCTACACTCTGTGACGCTTCTTTGAATGTCGATGGCTCTACCACTTTCTTCTCTGGCTTACAGAGTCCTGCAATGAATAAATCCACTATCAGTGCAAAACGAAGCCTATGAACACTGATAAGGCCTGTCTTGTAGTCTCTAAGTGATCAAATCCTCACTTTTACAGGCGTGCTAGGCGAGCACAACTCAGCGGGAACAAATTATCCCTACTCTTGGCTTCAAAAGAGATTGTGTAGATTTGCTTAAAAACATGAACTGAGAAAAATTCTCAACTGATAGTAGTTCACGATACATGAGCGATGAATCTCAAGaacaaataacagaaaaaaaaaaatacaacacaaACGAGCTGATACACTGTCAAGGTCCTCAAGGATACATGTGAATTGCAATATAATAGTAACAAATATTCACCAGTCAGACAGCTACGGGGAGAGCTGAGTTAGAACATTCAGCGACAATTTTTTGTGAAGATAATAGAGTGGAGAGGAGTGTGGTGTACAACGACAAATAATGTTATGTTCTTGTCAAATTAACCAAGTGCCACCCTGTGTcctttaaataaagaaatttaattgagaaaatgTCAATTATGCAGTAAAAATCTTAAACatcaaactaattattttttccctttttcacattttgtttttcaaagaaataTTCATAAACTTCAACCTGCTTTTGTCTTTCGGATCTATGTCTCTCATAGAATGTCTGACtgtaatgaaaagaaaataccaCTCATGTGGATTTAATCAAAGTGATTAGGCATTTAAATAGCTAGAAATGAATCTATTAATCAATaactcattttttctttatttttccatttttaaaCATCATTATTAACATGCATGGTTGAGAACTAATTATTATTCGGTAATAAGTGAAACTTGATTTACTGTTCATGAACCCGTCACTAATTGTGTTTAAAATATAGGGTTGTTATAAACAGCTTaatgctacttttttttttcttgtggagAATTAATCACTTTTtactgttcacttaaaaatatcattattaaataTGCACGTGAGTACTAATTAGCTGTGAGAGTAAAGGTTTGATATTACTATAAATAATAGTAAGATTTAGAATGTTTGGTATAATTTctatttctgattttttaaaatatttttaatttgagaaattattaaataaatattttttagtatttttttaataattttaatatactaattttaaaattttaaaaaattatttttatatattttcaaataaaaatctattttaaaaaatattctcagtGCAGGGAACAGAGTAAATCAATGATCTCCCAAATTCCCGCCAATTAACGAAGATCGAGAACACTTGCCGGGAATTTCATTAAGTTCCCGCCAGCGACAttccaaattattattattgtagtaATATCTGGAAGTCTAAGTTAAAAAACCATCTCCACTCTCCACCTTTTTCGTTCTTCATCTTCCCAATCCCTCTCATTTATTTTGCTCGCTCTCTGTGTTCAGTCTCTGTCTCTCTCGAAGccgcaaaaaataaaataaagattgaaaaaatgGCACCGTCGCGTAAACCGAGCAACGGTAGATCACCAATAGTAAATCCACAGCGCCAAATAACTGCCTTCTTCTCCAAGACGACGACTCCTTCTCCATCTCCTTCTCCCACGctctctaaaaaacaaatccctaAATCCCATACtaaacctaaccctaaccctagctCTCGAACCCAAAGCCCTAGTTCTAGCCCAACTACTCCTTCGCCAGTCCAATCTAAGCCTAAAAAACCCCTACTAGTTATTGGACAAACTCCTTCACCGTCTCCTTCAAAAGTTGGAGTGTATGGCAAAGAGGCGGTGGAGAGGAGGGTTAGGGTTTACTGGCCCCTGGATAAGAGCTGGTACGAGGGTCTTGTCAAATCTTACGATGACGAGTCGAAGAAGCATTTGATACAATATGATGATTCTGAAGAGGAATTGTTGGATTTGAACAATGAGAAGATTGAGTGGGTTGAGCCATGTGTTAAGAAATTTAAGAGGTTGCGCAGGGGTTCTTTAGGTTTTAGGAAGATTGTGCTTGAAGATGATGAGATGGAGAATGTCGAGGCCGATAATGGCGGTGCTGgtggtggtagtggtggtgACGACTCGAGTGATGAAGATTGGGGAAAGAATGCGGAGAAGGATGTTAGCGAGGAGGAGGACGTTGATTTGATGGATGAGGAAGAAGCGGATGATGGcaagaaaggaaagagaggtGGGAAGGATTCGAGGAAAAGGAAAGCGAGTGGAGAAGGTGGAAAGTTGGATTTGGGAAAGAAGGGAAAGAGTGGTGGGGATGCGAGTACGGGAGGAGTCAAGGTTTCAGTTGTGGAGCCTGTAAAGAACAAGGAGAGTAAgtaatgtttttccttctctattTGTTTGGGATAAGGAGGGTTGTTGGAAGAGATTTATGACATGGATTCATCACATTTTGTTTAGAAAAGCCTAAAAAGACGTACTGAAGTCAATAACAAAATGGGTATTGTTGGACAGGCTGGAAATACTGACTCGTTAGACATTACATGAGAGTTTCTTTATGATTCAAAGGGCTTCCTTTTATTTGTAGTTTCTATCTGGATATGTTTGTCTCTGCAATAGCATCTTCATTTATGCTATGATCACGGTTACTGCCCAAGGATAATTATTTCGCTACAGTAAATGTTTGCTTccataaaaattttgaataaaaggagATAGAACAAGGTTTTACATTCccataaaaagggaaaaaatgacAATTAGGTCACGCATCGCTGTTGTTGAATTTGTGCATGTTTTACTGCAGATGGAGTTTTTAATGGCTTTGAAAATGCCTTGATGACCTATGCATCAGAAAGATTTAGCACGCGTGAAGCTGAAAAGTTTCCATTTCTTGGACGGTAAGTTCTTATTGCAACAATGTGGTACGTATGCTCTAGTCTTCATTCATACCTATGATCGTACATCATTTTGAAGAGAATGGAGAAACCATTCACTTCTTTCAGTACATTGTCTGCCTgcgttattttcatttttaacccTTCTCACGCATGTGAATCTCATGTTTTAGGCCCACTGATGTACATCTTGATGTAGTGAGGTCAACCCAGCAAAATAATTCAGTAAATTAATAAAGAACACAGTAAATAGTTGATGAAGCTCCAACTGTTTGTTGTTTTGAATGAAGCATCACCCTTGATTGCTACTTGCCTTGATTCTGAAACAGAGAACGCAGGGATGCAAAGAGAAGGCGTCCTGGAGATGTAGGTTATGATCCCAGGACTCTATACTTGCCCGCTGAGTTTGCAAAGAGTTTAACAGGTGGCCAGGTAGGGGCTTTCATGCACTGATTGGTTTGAAACTATTTAAGGAGTTGTCTTCTtgaatttcattgtttgttATGTGCAGAGACAATGGTGGGAGTTTAAGTCAAAGCACATGGAtaaggttttgtttttcaaggtaTGTACATAAGTCAGATGGATTTCATACATTCATCAAATCTCTCTTTACTAGGTTCTgcctaataataattatatcattcaTGCTGGTGCAGATGGGCAAATTTTATGAGCTCTTTGAAATGGATGCCCATGTAGGAGCTAAAGAACTAGATTTGCAATACATGAAGGTAGGATTCATTAAGTGCTAACGATCATGAATGCTATCTTTTGGACTCTGCTGTCTTTGTTGACTCTTTCTCAATGCAATCATTTGATCAGAAGGCATCAAAATTGGCCTGAGGCATTTATCTTCTATTCTTGGTTACGTATTTTggaatttatttgtttctttggattttgactCAAGTTATTATATGATTCCTTCTTGGATGCTCAGGGAGAACAACCTCACTGTGGCTTTCCAGAGAAGAACTTCTCTTTGAATGTGGAGAAATTGGCTAGAAAGGTTGGCCTGTActtattttctactttttttagtTAGCCTCATTTTTTCCCCAATGAAATTTAACAAGCTGCCTTGAAGAGCAGGGTTATCGAGTTCTTGTTGTAGAGCAGACAGAAACACCTGAACAGTTAGAGCTTCGTCGCAAAGAGAAAGGTTCTAAAGACAAGGTCTGAATTTATTTCACATCCctgaaatgattttaatttttacctgCAGTCATTTTAGGACCATGTTTAAATCAGATTCAGAAATCACTTGAAACTTAGGATAGATGTTAACATTAATCACTTGTTGGATTACttgtcttaataatttttttattatgttttaggCATTCTCTTCGTTAGTTTCTTTCATCTCAAGTTTTGGCAATTATTTCCCATTTGTTTAGGTTGTAAAACGTGAAATATGTGCGGTGATTACAAAAGGAACACTAACTGAGGGGGAATTTCTTTCTGCAAATCCTGATGCTTCTTATTTAATGGCACTGACTGAAAGTAGCCAGAGTTTGGCAAACCAAGGTCTTGAGCGGATTTTTGGTGTTTGTGTTGTTGATGTCACTACTAGCAGAATCATTCTTGGACaggtttgttgatttttatcaGATTGTATTGTGTGTTAGTTGATGAGATTGTTTTTTGAGGCTTTGTTGATCATTCCATTGAGTGTCATCTGTTTTGCTAAAATCTTTTATTGTCAATTCCCTTTTCAAGTTTGGAGATGATGCTGAATGCAGTTCATTGTGCTGTCTATTATCTGAGCTGAGGCCGGTAGAAATTGTAAAACCTGCTAAAATGCTTAGCTCCGAAACTGAGAGAGTAATGGTGAGACATACTAGAAATCCCTTGGTCAATGAGTTGGCTCCCCTCTCAGAATTCTGGGATGCGGAGAGAACTGTTCAGGAAGTCAAAACTATCTACAAGCATATTGGTGATCTTTCAGCTTCTGGACCCTTAAATAAAACAGATTTGGATACAACTAACCTTAATGTTGGAGAATATAGGCCAAGCTGCCTGCCCAGCATTTTGTTAGAGTTTGTCAATAAAGGAGAAAATGGAAGCCTTGCTCTCTCAGCTCTTGGAGGCGCTCTCTATTATCTAAAACAGGCATTTTTGGATGAGACATTGCTTAGATTTGCAAAATTTGAATCCCTTC harbors:
- the LOC112326168 gene encoding DNA mismatch repair protein MSH6 isoform X4, with translation MAPSRKPSNGRSPIVNPQRQITAFFSKTTTPSPSPSPTLSKKQIPKSHTKPNPNPSSRTQSPSSSPTTPSPVQSKPKKPLLVIGQTPSPSPSKVGVYGKEAVERRVRVYWPLDKSWYEGLVKSYDDESKKHLIQYDDSEEELLDLNNEKIEWVEPCVKKFKRLRRGSLGFRKIVLEDDEMENVEADNGGAGGGSGGDDSSDEDWGKNAEKDVSEEEDVDLMDEEEADDGKKGKRGGKDSRKRKASGEGGKLDLGKKGKSGGDASTGGVKVSVVEPVKNKENGVFNGFENALMTYASERFSTREAEKFPFLGRERRDAKRRRPGDVGYDPRTLYLPAEFAKSLTGGQRQWWEFKSKHMDKVLFFKMGKFYELFEMDAHVGAKELDLQYMKGEQPHCGFPEKNFSLNVEKLARKGYRVLVVEQTETPEQLELRRKEKGSKDKVVKREICAVITKGTLTEGEFLSANPDASYLMALTESSQSLANQGLERIFGVCVVDVTTSRIILGQFGDDAECSSLCCLLSELRPVEIVKPAKMLSSETERVMVRHTRNPLVNELAPLSEFWDAERTVQEVKTIYKHIGDLSASGPLNKTDLDTTNLNVGEYRPSCLPSILLEFVNKGENGSLALSALGGALYYLKQAFLDETLLRFAKFESLPCSDFCEVAKKPYMILDAAALENLEIFENSRNGDTSGTLYAQLNHCVTAFGKRLLKTWLARPLYHLESIKDRQDAVAGLRGVNQPMMLEFQKVLSRLPDIERLLARIFSTSEANGRNANKVVLYEDAAKKQLQEFISALRGCELVAQACSSLAVILENVESGQLHHLLTPGKGLPDILPILKHFKSAFDWVEANNSGRIIPHEGVDVEFDSACEKVKEVESSLARHLKEQQKLLGDKSITYVTVGKEAYLLEVPEHLRGSIPQDYELRSSKKGFYRYWTPSIKKFLGELSQAESEKESALKSILQRLIVCFCKYHDKWRQLVSATAELDVLISLAIASDFYEGPACCPTIVGSSLSSQVPCLSAKKLGHPVLRSDSLGKGAFVPNDISIGGSGRASFILLTGPNMGGKSTLLRQVCLAVILAQIGADVPAESFELSPVDRIFVRMGAKDHIMAGQSTFLTELSETALMLSSATCNSLVALDELGRGTSTSDGQAIAESVLEHFVHKVQCRGMFSTHYHRLAVDYQKDSKVSLYHMSCQVGNGVGVEEVTFLYRLRPGACPKSYGVNVARLAGLPDSILHNAAAKSREFEAVYGRHRKGSEGKLAIQSCDKMAVLIRSLINATTSLSGHKSAGIDISSVTKLQDKARIFLQ
- the LOC112326168 gene encoding DNA mismatch repair protein MSH6 isoform X3 yields the protein MAPSRKPSNGRSPIVNPQRQITAFFSKTTTPSPSPSPTLSKKQIPKSHTKPNPNPSSRTQSPSSSPTTPSPVQSKPKKPLLVIGQTPSPSPSKVGVYGKEAVERRVRVYWPLDKSWYEGLVKSYDDESKKHLIQYDDSEEELLDLNNEKIEWVEPCVKKFKRLRRGSLGFRKIVLEDDEMENVEADNGGAGGGSGGDDSSDEDWGKNAEKDVSEEEDVDLMDEEEADDGKKGKRGGKDSRKRKASGEGGKLDLGKKGKSGGDASTGGVKVSVVEPVKNKENGVFNGFENALMTYASERFSTREAEKFPFLGRPTDVHLDVVRERRDAKRRRPGDVGYDPRTLYLPAEFAKSLTGGQRQWWEFKSKHMDKVLFFKMGKFYELFEMDAHVGAKELDLQYMKGEQPHCGFPEKNFSLNVEKLARKGYRVLVVEQTETPEQLELRRKEKGSKDKVVKREICAVITKGTLTEGEFLSANPDASYLMALTESSQSLANQGLERIFGVCVVDVTTSRIILGQFGDDAECSSLCCLLSELRPVEIVKPAKMLSSETERVMVRHTRNPLVNELAPLSEFWDAERTVQEVKTIYKHIGDLSASGPLNKTDLDTTNLNVGEYRPSCLPSILLEFVNKGENGSLALSALGGALYYLKQAFLDETLLRFAKFESLPCSDFCEVAKKPYMILDAAALENLEIFENSRNGDTSGTLYAQLNHCVTAFGKRLLKTWLARPLYHLESIKDRQDAVAGLRGVNQPMMLEFQKVLSRLPDIERLLARIFSTSEANGRNANKVVLYEDAAKKQLQEFISALRGCELVAQACSSLAVILENVESGQLHHLLTPGKGLPDILPILKHFKSAFDWVEANNSGRIIPHEGVDVEFDSACEKVKEVESSLARHLKEQQKLLGDKSITYVTVGKEAYLLEVPEHLRGSIPQDYELRSSKKGFYRYWTPSIKKFLGELSQAESEKESALKSILQRLIVCFCKYHDKWRQLVSATAELDVLISLAIASDFYEGPACCPTIVGSSLSSQVPCLSAKKLGHPVLRSDSLGKGAFVPNDISIGGSGRASFILLTGPNMGGKSTLLRQVCLAVILAQIGADVPAESFELSPVDRIFVRMGAKDHIMAGQSTFLTELSETALMLSSATCNSLVALDELGRGTSTSDGQAIAESVLEHFVHKVQCRGMFSTHYHRLAVDYQKDSKVSLYHMSCQVGNGVGVEEVTFLYRLRPGACPKSYGVNVARLAGLPDSILHNAAAKSREFEAVYGRHRKGSEGKLAIQSCDKMAVLIRSLINATTSLSGHKSAGIDISSVTKLQDKARIFLQ